One window of the Roseofilum capinflatum BLCC-M114 genome contains the following:
- a CDS encoding type II toxin-antitoxin system VapC family toxin — translation MKYLYDTNIFIDYLGEEPAVLPIFSEAFLSQHEVIIASIVRIELLSFPELSNEEETVIADLLMQFEQVPLLPEIEDRTIQLRRHQRLKLPDALIAATALHCSACVMTRNVDDFKRVPELTLCNPFDRVNESNDTD, via the coding sequence ATGAAGTATCTCTACGACACCAACATCTTTATTGACTACCTGGGTGAAGAGCCAGCAGTATTGCCGATTTTCTCAGAAGCATTTCTCAGCCAACATGAGGTTATAATTGCCTCCATTGTGCGAATTGAGTTGCTGAGTTTCCCAGAGTTATCCAACGAAGAAGAAACGGTAATTGCGGATTTATTGATGCAGTTTGAACAAGTGCCTTTATTGCCCGAAATCGAGGATCGCACCATTCAATTACGGCGACATCAACGCCTAAAGCTTCCCGATGCTCTGATTGCTGCAACTGCATTACACTGCTCTGCTTGTGTAATGACTAGAAATGTGGATGATTTCAAGCGAGTGCCTGAGTTAACATTGTGCAAT
- a CDS encoding sacsin N-terminal ATP-binding-like domain-containing protein, which produces MGIRQQAEEARKKAYQKVIATKLLDGIDQLFNRASSKRRWIWELLQNAKDVANEQVKVEIILTPEYVEFRHNGNPFSIENITYLIEQVSSKERKREEHQTPKTTGKFGTGFMTTHLLSRKVEISGVLQNQDDQTLIYKPFKILLDRSATDLDDMIQNVDDAFALFEDIDSDRSYPPIDNYQPNQTCDTCFRYVLDEAGFKVAQVGIQDLHHVIAYALAFIPTITSVTLCDRTQDITYSYTTLERHQIHNLSIVTIVQQKGDSEQHQQTIACLSNSQQTLTLAIAVEPRENYLYSIQEIADEIPTLFCEFPLIGSETFPYPVVINSPLFNPTEPRDSILLNPDNPIKTPQNKEILEEANLLYAELLHLVASNWHQVHLLAKLKEGAKLPENIDQQWYNRQILDNLVVQLSNTTLVDTVSGGRILLKEALIPSYKNRSKVQQFAQLASEFYPEYLPQANHILDWHDILKSVLGQKLPEDIKYTFENLLEDIHRLKTVDALAEHLDRTIEQTLQWLNSVLHFVRDHHDKFLKKYCLLPNQKGVLINNEGCYIDDRIPEELKDVMEMLSLPCREILLDRRITGCENHIDQKAVKNISDEMNACIKVAKNKEDTSEYWNLSRPIYHLISYFPTSEPQTSTKHQIWEFAHDFYPGEIPDKKYLENMVSFSWTLIHEWIFSSIAADIENQETLDSLVKYFDWEQDRVIAWLDRFCCFLYQQDQSIFEEHYLLPNQCGKLMQKDDLKKDENIPEELKEALEMLTSDYWNDFLLDKRFINAETLFHKQEEIKTIKDIAREIDEALESWEREDKVGDPKFTRIITKLLEWSNHYPDPYIEDIFRYFYKNRANLLLKTVNDPEVSTGIFKILNHQDKLSALSRLAENPEVSEQDLEYFAQNSQQFKAFQVFREEMSGTEFESFNRLVKEVTLEEVTELIESKEKLSVVNLLQDAAEMGNDSSLVFALHELGIYEAVVNLFAPPKKVQSSDPFSFIQIQDVSPVSISYYKQNLAEIGWEGEEFLYHRLVEKFGEDRVHWLNQQGEQRQPYDFVILDEQGAESLYIDAKTTVTDESQCDRIPLYVSRAEWHCSERTDHYYLARIFGLRTAHPKIKFLQVVRLLQ; this is translated from the coding sequence ATGGGTATCCGACAACAGGCAGAAGAAGCCAGGAAAAAAGCCTACCAGAAAGTGATCGCGACTAAACTCCTCGATGGGATCGATCAGCTTTTTAACCGAGCATCTTCTAAGCGACGGTGGATTTGGGAACTGCTCCAAAATGCCAAAGACGTAGCCAATGAGCAAGTTAAGGTGGAAATCATCTTGACTCCGGAGTATGTAGAGTTTCGACACAATGGTAATCCCTTTTCTATTGAAAATATTACTTACTTAATTGAACAGGTTTCTAGCAAAGAGCGCAAACGGGAAGAACATCAAACGCCTAAAACTACAGGAAAATTTGGCACAGGCTTCATGACGACTCACTTGCTCTCCCGCAAGGTGGAAATTAGTGGAGTGTTGCAAAATCAGGACGATCAAACCTTGATTTACAAGCCATTTAAGATTCTTCTCGATCGCAGTGCAACCGACTTAGACGACATGATCCAAAACGTAGATGATGCGTTTGCGCTCTTTGAAGATATCGATAGCGATCGCTCCTATCCTCCCATCGACAACTATCAACCCAATCAAACCTGTGATACCTGCTTTCGCTATGTATTAGATGAAGCTGGCTTTAAGGTGGCTCAAGTCGGTATTCAGGACTTGCATCATGTGATCGCCTATGCACTGGCTTTTATCCCTACCATTACCTCCGTCACCCTATGCGATCGAACGCAAGATATCACCTACAGCTACACCACCCTAGAGCGCCATCAAATCCATAACCTATCAATCGTCACCATTGTGCAACAAAAGGGGGATTCAGAACAACACCAACAAACCATTGCTTGCTTATCCAATTCTCAGCAAACCCTTACCCTTGCAATTGCAGTTGAACCACGAGAAAATTATCTCTATTCCATCCAAGAAATTGCCGACGAAATCCCAACCCTCTTCTGTGAATTTCCCCTCATTGGTTCCGAAACTTTTCCCTATCCCGTCGTCATCAATAGTCCCTTATTCAATCCCACCGAACCCAGAGACAGCATCTTACTCAATCCTGATAATCCCATCAAAACCCCTCAGAATAAAGAAATTCTAGAAGAAGCCAACTTACTTTACGCTGAATTACTCCATTTAGTCGCCTCAAATTGGCATCAAGTTCACCTATTAGCAAAACTCAAAGAGGGTGCTAAACTGCCAGAAAATATTGACCAACAATGGTACAACAGGCAAATTCTAGATAACTTAGTCGTTCAACTGAGTAATACCACCTTAGTCGATACGGTTTCCGGAGGAAGAATTCTCCTTAAAGAAGCGCTCATTCCCAGTTACAAAAACCGATCCAAAGTCCAACAGTTTGCTCAGTTAGCCTCTGAGTTTTATCCTGAATACTTACCCCAAGCCAATCATATTTTAGATTGGCACGACATTCTCAAATCAGTCTTAGGTCAAAAATTACCAGAGGATATCAAATATACGTTTGAGAACTTGTTAGAAGATATCCATCGGCTCAAAACCGTTGATGCACTCGCCGAACATCTGGATCGCACTATTGAACAAACACTGCAATGGCTGAATTCTGTACTTCACTTTGTTCGAGATCACCATGATAAATTCCTGAAAAAATACTGTCTTCTCCCGAATCAAAAAGGCGTGTTAATCAATAATGAAGGGTGCTACATTGACGATCGCATTCCAGAAGAACTGAAAGATGTGATGGAAATGCTGAGTTTACCCTGTAGAGAAATTCTCTTAGATCGGAGAATTACAGGGTGTGAGAATCACATTGATCAGAAGGCAGTTAAAAATATTTCAGATGAAATGAATGCCTGTATTAAAGTTGCCAAAAACAAAGAAGATACTTCAGAGTATTGGAATTTGAGTCGCCCCATCTATCATTTAATTAGCTATTTCCCTACCTCCGAGCCTCAAACTTCTACAAAACATCAGATTTGGGAATTTGCCCATGATTTTTATCCGGGAGAAATTCCCGATAAAAAATACTTAGAAAATATGGTTTCTTTTTCCTGGACTCTCATTCATGAATGGATTTTCAGCTCTATTGCTGCTGACATTGAAAACCAAGAAACGCTTGATAGTTTAGTGAAATATTTTGACTGGGAGCAAGATCGGGTAATTGCATGGCTAGATCGATTTTGCTGTTTTCTTTATCAACAAGATCAATCAATCTTTGAAGAGCATTACCTTTTGCCTAATCAATGCGGTAAATTGATGCAGAAGGACGATCTCAAGAAAGATGAGAATATCCCAGAAGAGTTAAAAGAAGCCCTAGAAATGCTCACGTCCGACTATTGGAATGATTTTCTGTTGGATAAACGATTCATTAATGCTGAAACTCTATTCCATAAGCAAGAAGAGATCAAAACGATTAAAGATATTGCTAGAGAGATTGACGAAGCGCTAGAAAGTTGGGAGAGAGAAGATAAAGTTGGAGATCCTAAGTTTACTCGAATAATCACGAAATTACTTGAATGGTCTAATCATTACCCAGATCCGTATATTGAAGATATATTTCGCTATTTTTATAAAAACAGAGCCAATCTATTACTGAAAACTGTGAATGATCCAGAAGTCAGTACCGGTATCTTTAAGATTCTCAATCACCAGGATAAGCTTTCGGCTTTAAGTCGCTTGGCAGAAAATCCAGAGGTTTCTGAGCAAGATCTAGAGTATTTTGCCCAGAATTCGCAACAGTTCAAAGCATTTCAAGTTTTCAGAGAGGAGATGAGTGGGACTGAGTTTGAGAGCTTTAATCGTTTAGTAAAAGAGGTCACGTTAGAGGAAGTGACTGAGTTAATTGAAAGTAAGGAAAAATTATCGGTAGTCAATCTCTTACAAGATGCGGCGGAAATGGGCAATGATTCTAGCTTAGTGTTTGCCTTGCATGAATTGGGGATTTATGAGGCTGTCGTCAATCTCTTTGCTCCACCGAAAAAGGTGCAATCTTCAGACCCATTCAGTTTTATTCAGATTCAAGATGTATCCCCAGTCAGTATCAGTTACTATAAACAAAATCTTGCTGAAATTGGTTGGGAAGGGGAAGAATTTTTATATCATCGGTTGGTAGAAAAATTTGGTGAAGATCGTGTCCATTGGCTCAACCAACAGGGAGAACAACGCCAACCCTATGATTTTGTAATTCTGGATGAACAGGGTGCAGAATCTTTGTATATTGACGCAAAAACAACAGTTACAGATGAATCTCAGTGCGATCGCATCCCATTGTACGTCAGTCGCGCCGAGTGGCACTGTTCCGAACGCACAGACCACTATTATTTGGCTCGTATATTTGGTCTTCGCACTGCCCACCCGAAAATCAAGTTTCTTCAAGTGGTCAGATTGCTACAATAA
- a CDS encoding Uma2 family endonuclease, with protein MASTTLAPIQEQVSPENRIILRNVSWSTYQALMTDVGEDRGWRIAYQEGVLELRMPLQQHEVPNRLIARFIHSIADELEIEVMDVGSLLLEREDLSRAIEPDTCFYIQNEALVRNKIIQLPNDPPPDLAIESDYTRSSLNKFTIYAALGVPELWRYTKETLQVYQLIEGEYKRSDKSLAFPFLPLDEIPGFIEQSKEVGQRLAVRSFRERIREILESQST; from the coding sequence ATGGCAAGTACAACATTAGCTCCCATACAAGAGCAAGTTTCCCCAGAAAATCGCATCATTTTACGCAATGTAAGCTGGTCAACCTATCAGGCACTGATGACAGATGTGGGCGAGGATCGGGGGTGGAGAATTGCTTATCAGGAAGGAGTGTTAGAACTGAGGATGCCATTACAACAGCATGAAGTCCCTAATCGACTAATAGCCCGTTTTATTCATTCTATTGCCGATGAATTAGAAATTGAGGTGATGGATGTCGGTTCACTGCTACTAGAACGAGAAGATTTAAGTCGTGCTATTGAACCTGATACGTGCTTTTATATTCAGAACGAAGCTTTAGTTAGAAATAAAATCATTCAACTGCCTAACGATCCCCCTCCAGATTTGGCAATTGAGTCAGATTACACTCGCTCATCTCTGAATAAATTTACGATTTATGCGGCATTGGGAGTGCCGGAACTGTGGAGATATACCAAGGAAACCCTACAAGTTTATCAACTCATTGAGGGAGAATATAAACGGTCAGATAAAAGTCTAGCTTTCCCCTTTTTACCTTTGGATGAAATACCCGGTTTTATTGAGCAGAGTAAAGAAGTTGGCCAGCGTTTGGCGGTGCGATCGTTTCGGGAGAGAATTCGAGAAATTTTAGAGAGTCAGTCAACATAA
- a CDS encoding MBL fold metallo-hydrolase — MASSYRGNPKDRNLSPKQPKVILENRFAFPPNRETLGATSYFIVGNSGNILIDCPAWNQTNQDFLRHHGGVQFLFLTHRGAIAKVREIQQTFNCQIIIQEQEAYLLPKLSVTPFQYQFTFSDLQIQALWTPGHSPGSSCLYDPSLGGILFTGRHLLPNSQGHPTPLRTSKTFHWKRQLASVQQVLETFKDKPLEYLCPGANTGLLRGQGVIQQAYHHLKQLDLETSL, encoded by the coding sequence ATGGCATCTTCATATCGTGGAAATCCCAAGGATAGGAACCTATCTCCCAAACAACCCAAAGTTATTTTGGAAAACCGATTCGCCTTTCCTCCCAATCGAGAGACCTTGGGAGCAACCTCCTATTTTATTGTAGGCAATTCAGGCAATATCCTCATTGACTGTCCCGCTTGGAATCAGACCAACCAAGACTTCTTACGACACCATGGAGGCGTACAGTTCCTCTTTTTGACCCATCGGGGGGCGATCGCCAAAGTTCGTGAAATTCAACAAACCTTTAACTGCCAAATCATCATCCAAGAGCAAGAGGCCTATCTCTTACCCAAATTGAGTGTAACCCCATTCCAGTACCAATTCACCTTTTCTGACCTACAAATCCAAGCCTTGTGGACTCCCGGCCATTCTCCCGGATCGTCATGTCTCTACGATCCCTCTTTAGGGGGAATCTTGTTTACCGGTCGTCATCTGCTCCCCAACAGTCAAGGCCATCCCACCCCCCTACGCACGAGCAAAACCTTCCACTGGAAGCGACAACTGGCCAGCGTCCAACAGGTGTTAGAGACCTTTAAGGACAAACCCTTAGAATATCTCTGTCCTGGAGCCAATACCGGCCTACTGCGCGGTCAAGGAGTCATTCAGCAAGCCTATCATCACCTGAAGCAACTGGACTTAGAGACCTCATTATAA